The proteins below are encoded in one region of Syntrophotalea carbinolica DSM 2380:
- a CDS encoding TIGR00282 family metallophosphoesterase, which translates to MNILFIGDIIGRTGRRAVENRLHTLVDAWNVDLVVANGENAAAGFGLTVNIAAELYDLGIDVLTSGNHIWDKREIYDYLDCESRLLRPGNYPPGLPGRGSGVYATAAGTKVGVLNLEGRVFMNNLECPFLAADREIEMLRQQTPIILVDFHAEATSEKAALGFYLDGRVSAVIGTHTHVQTADERVLAGGTAFISDAGLTGSRDAVIGMRKEGAIDKFLTQLPVRFEVAKKDPVLCGVLVEIDEATGKASRVHRILEEIG; encoded by the coding sequence TTGAATATTTTATTTATCGGGGATATTATCGGACGTACCGGCCGTAGGGCCGTAGAGAATCGGTTGCATACCTTGGTGGATGCCTGGAATGTCGATCTGGTTGTTGCCAATGGGGAAAATGCCGCCGCCGGCTTCGGTCTTACGGTGAACATCGCTGCCGAGTTGTATGACCTGGGTATTGATGTCCTTACATCCGGTAATCATATCTGGGACAAGCGGGAAATATACGACTATCTCGATTGTGAATCACGCTTGCTTCGCCCTGGCAATTATCCGCCCGGGTTGCCCGGGCGTGGCAGCGGTGTCTATGCTACTGCTGCCGGTACCAAGGTTGGGGTCCTCAATCTTGAGGGGCGGGTGTTTATGAATAATCTGGAGTGCCCTTTCCTTGCCGCCGATCGGGAGATCGAAATGCTGCGTCAGCAGACACCGATCATTCTGGTTGACTTCCATGCCGAGGCTACCAGTGAAAAAGCGGCTCTCGGATTTTATCTTGACGGTCGGGTTTCCGCTGTCATCGGCACCCATACCCATGTGCAGACCGCCGATGAAAGGGTACTTGCCGGTGGTACGGCCTTTATCTCCGATGCTGGGTTGACCGGAAGCCGCGATGCCGTTATCGGCATGCGTAAGGAGGGGGCTATCGATAAGTTCCTCACGCAACTTCCGGTTCGCTTTGAAGTTGCGAAAAAGGATCCCGTCCTTTGCGGCGTATTGGTGGAGATCGATGAGGCGACGGGCAAGGCTTCCAGGGTACATCGTATTCTGGAGGAAATCGGTTAG